A single region of the Prosthecobacter debontii genome encodes:
- a CDS encoding acetylxylan esterase produces the protein MIRCLLFSLVSLSLYAETAPKPTLILHAVTDRPEALYQIGETVRFDISVQQADKPAQGEVLCSFSKDGVEPKRTEKIQLKDGKASVTGTLDEPGFLQLRVSLPDHPEFALAGAGFNPEQIKPSLPVPEDFDAFWDKQKTALAEVAMKSELTPLPTTVPGIDAFDVQVSCLGAPVSGYYGRPQNAKPKSYPAILFVHGAGVGGSSLGALPWATREGGMLSLDINAHGLPNGQPKEFYDEQEKGPLNGYRFQGRDDREQCYFKGMFLRVIRAIDFLTAQPEWDGKTVIIYGGSQGGFQAFAAAGLDDRVTFFCAGVPAGCDHTGIVASRINGWPKLVLVTDGKADEKGLQAARYFDNVNFASRAKCRGAAVTVGFIDTVCPPTSVYAAYNAIGVPKTIFTMPLTGHKSSPEASQFLTDAALAHVRAMKEAQ, from the coding sequence ATGATTCGCTGTCTTTTATTCTCTCTCGTTTCTCTCTCCCTCTATGCTGAAACGGCCCCGAAGCCGACGCTGATTCTCCATGCGGTTACAGATCGGCCTGAAGCTCTCTATCAAATCGGCGAAACCGTGCGTTTTGACATCTCCGTGCAGCAGGCTGACAAGCCAGCTCAAGGGGAAGTCCTCTGTAGCTTTTCTAAAGACGGAGTCGAACCCAAACGCACCGAAAAAATCCAGCTGAAAGACGGGAAGGCCAGCGTCACCGGCACCCTGGATGAGCCTGGGTTCCTGCAACTGCGAGTTTCTTTACCCGACCACCCTGAATTTGCCCTCGCGGGTGCCGGGTTCAATCCTGAGCAGATCAAACCCAGCCTGCCAGTGCCGGAGGATTTTGATGCCTTTTGGGACAAGCAAAAGACTGCCTTGGCCGAAGTGGCGATGAAGTCCGAGTTGACCCCCCTCCCCACCACCGTGCCTGGAATCGATGCCTTCGACGTACAGGTCTCCTGTTTGGGTGCCCCTGTCTCCGGTTATTATGGGCGTCCTCAAAACGCGAAGCCCAAGAGCTATCCAGCCATCTTGTTCGTCCACGGTGCAGGCGTTGGCGGTTCCTCCCTCGGTGCCCTGCCTTGGGCAACTCGTGAAGGCGGCATGCTCTCTCTAGACATCAATGCGCACGGTCTGCCCAACGGCCAACCCAAGGAGTTCTACGACGAGCAGGAAAAGGGACCTCTCAACGGCTACCGCTTCCAAGGTCGCGATGACCGGGAGCAATGCTACTTCAAGGGCATGTTTCTGCGTGTGATTCGCGCTATCGACTTCCTCACAGCTCAGCCTGAGTGGGATGGGAAAACCGTGATCATCTATGGTGGCAGCCAGGGTGGGTTTCAGGCCTTTGCCGCCGCAGGCTTGGATGACCGTGTCACCTTCTTCTGTGCGGGCGTGCCCGCAGGCTGTGATCACACCGGCATCGTGGCTAGCCGTATCAATGGCTGGCCGAAGCTGGTCTTGGTCACCGATGGCAAAGCGGATGAAAAGGGGCTGCAAGCCGCACGCTACTTTGACAACGTCAACTTCGCCTCCCGCGCCAAATGCCGCGGCGCTGCCGTCACCGTGGGTTTCATTGACACGGTCTGCCCACCTACCAGCGTCTATGCGGCCTACAATGCTATCGGCGTGCCGAAGACGATTTTCACCATGCCTCTCACGGGCCACAAGAGCAGCCCAGAAGCCAGCCAGTTCCTCACCGATGCCGCCTTGGCTCACGTTCGTGCCATGAAAGAAGCGCAGTGA